A window of bacterium contains these coding sequences:
- a CDS encoding glycosyltransferase family 4 protein — MKIAFITRTCNKKGGISRCVAELAEIFSHTHEVHIFANSWQDISSDKIIFHKVPMLKGNFFLQRKKAGLATILQVYSFVLMSKLKIRPSNFDIVHSYGDCFIPFDVYTSQSSHKTAVRVARNSGWGTYNYLKNTILNPLNLIVFLIEKFSYQRRGSKKNVIIISPTEWIKREIIADYKTPEENIIVIPNGVDINEFNPKNREEFRDEVRKELNIKKDDLVLIFIAYEFKRKGLKYIIEALPLIKSERVKLIVIGRDKIKPYVFLSEKLKVAHQIIFLQPTPLKRYYAASDIFVFPTLYEAFSLATLEAIASGLPIVATKVSGTEELIEDGYNGFFIQRDALDIAQKISFFLENEHCIKQMGENARRTAEGYSWEKVARQTEEIYKKIHLLKSESV, encoded by the coding sequence ATGAAAATTGCTTTTATTACAAGAACATGCAATAAGAAAGGGGGAATTTCACGATGTGTAGCAGAATTAGCCGAGATATTCAGCCATACACATGAGGTCCATATATTCGCTAACTCATGGCAAGATATCTCGAGTGATAAAATTATCTTCCATAAAGTGCCAATGTTGAAAGGTAACTTCTTTTTGCAACGAAAGAAAGCAGGTTTAGCCACCATATTACAGGTATATAGTTTTGTCTTAATGAGTAAATTGAAAATTAGACCATCAAACTTTGATATTGTTCATTCCTATGGTGATTGCTTCATACCTTTTGATGTATATACTTCACAAAGTAGTCATAAAACTGCTGTCAGAGTTGCCAGAAATAGTGGGTGGGGAACTTATAATTATTTAAAAAATACTATCTTAAATCCGCTAAACTTAATCGTCTTTTTAATAGAGAAATTTTCATATCAACGACGAGGGAGTAAGAAAAATGTAATAATAATTTCACCTACTGAATGGATAAAGAGAGAAATTATAGCCGATTATAAAACTCCAGAAGAAAATATAATAGTTATTCCTAATGGAGTTGATATTAATGAATTTAATCCTAAAAATAGGGAAGAATTTAGAGATGAAGTCAGGAAAGAACTTAATATTAAAAAAGACGATTTGGTTCTCATATTTATAGCCTATGAGTTTAAAAGGAAAGGATTAAAATATATTATTGAAGCACTTCCTTTGATTAAAAGTGAGCGGGTAAAACTTATTGTCATTGGTAGAGATAAAATAAAACCTTATGTATTTCTATCAGAAAAGTTAAAGGTTGCTCATCAGATAATATTTCTTCAACCAACTCCCCTTAAAAGATATTACGCCGCATCTGATATTTTTGTATTTCCAACGCTCTACGAAGCATTTTCATTAGCTACATTGGAAGCTATAGCATCTGGATTGCCTATAGTAGCTACAAAAGTTAGTGGAACTGAAGAATTAATTGAGGATGGTTACAATGGATTTTTTATTCAGAGAGATGCACTTGATATTGCTCAAAAAATAAGTTTCTTCCTCGAAAATGAACACTGTATAAAACAAATGGGAGAAAATGCCCGTCGGACGGCTGAAGGATATTCATGGGAAAAGGTAGCTCGTCAAACTGAAGAAATTTATAAGAAAATCCATCTTTTAAAATCTGAATCTGTATGA